One window from the genome of Cucumis melo cultivar AY chromosome 10, USDA_Cmelo_AY_1.0, whole genome shotgun sequence encodes:
- the LOC103500242 gene encoding protein HESO1 isoform X1: MNGLMLDRVTKDILRVVEPLQDDWTARFQVINELRNIVQSIESLRGATIEPFGSFVSNLFSRWGDLDLSVQLHNGSYISTAGKKRKQTLLRDIQKASRKKGGWCKLQLIPHARVPILKIEHIQHNISCDISIDNLVGQIKSKILLWLNEIDGRFHDMVLLVKEWAKAHDINNSKQGTFNSYSLSLLVIFHFQTCSPAIFPPLRDIYPGNVVDNLKAGVRAEVENEIAVTCATNIARFKSRTANRSSLSELFVSFLAKFSDISSKASELGICPFTGQWLEIECNMRWLPKTYAIFVEDPFEQPENTARAINARQLTRISEAFRMTHLRLTSVYQNQSSILNDLARPQILQLIMNSSGSASAPAFNVGNYPPIRPQVHQARVMQPRPWIQHQFQNDIPRFNMGNFPPINSQAPHAGTLQSQPPVQHKMPKTKHIVSSPNVLNVGEPSNPSKIYSGQGQQKWRPRSQRQVL; this comes from the exons ATGAATGGTCTGATGCTGGACCGGGTCACAAAGGATATACTTCGTGTGGTTGAACCATTGCAAGATGATTGGACGGCACGGTTTCAAGTCATCAACGAGCTGCGCAATATTGTGCAATCTATTGAAAGTCTTCGAG GTGCAACAATTGAGCCATTTGGATCCTTTGTATCTAACCTGTTTTCACGATGGGGAGACTTGGATCTCTCTGTTCAATTGCACAATGGTTCTTATATTTCAACTGCTGGGAAGAAGCGTAAGCAGACTTTACTAAGAGATATTCAAAAGGCATCGAGGAAAAAAG GTGGGTGGTGCAAGCTACAACTAATCCCTCATGCTAGAGTACCTATTTTGAAGATCGAACATATTCAGCACAACATTTCCTGTGATATTTCCATTGATAATCTTGTGGGTCAAATCAAGTCCAAAATTTTGTTGTGGCTTAATGAAATAGATGGGCGCTTCCATGATATGGTTTTGCTT GTCAAAGAATGGGCAAAAGCACATGACATCAACAATTCAAAACAGGGAACTTTCAATTCATACTCTCTCAGTTTGCTTGTGATATTTCATTTTCAG ACATGCTCACCAGCCATCTTTCCTCCACTTAGAGACATATACCCGGGAAATGTTGTTGATAATCTCAAAG CAGGTGTGAGGGCTGAGGTCGAGAACGAAATTGCGGTGACATGTGCTACCAACATAGCCAGGTTCAAGTCAAGAACAGCCAACAGAAGTTCTTTATCTGAACTTTTTGTTTCATTCCTTGCAAAG TTTTCAGATATAAGTTCAAAAGCATCAGAACTGGGAATTTGTCCATTCACAGGGCAATGGTTGGAAATCGAATGCAATATGAGATGGTTGCCAAAAACATATGCAATATTT GTTGAAGATCCATTTGAGCAACCAGAAAACACAGCCAGGGCTATCAACGCAAGGCAGTTGACGAGGATTTCTGAAGCATTTCGGATGACTCATTTACGGCTCACCTCAGTTTATCAGAATCAAAGTTCTATTCTAAATGATTTAGCCCGACCTCAGATATTGCAATTAATCATGAACTCATCTGGATCTGCTAGTGCTCCAGCATTCAATGTAGGAAACTACCCCCCAATTCGTCCACAGGTTCACCAAGCCAGAGTCATGCAACCCCGTCCATGGATTCAACATCAGTTCCAGAACGATATTCCCAGGTTCAATATGGGAAACTTCCCCCCTATCAATTCACAGGCCCCTCACGCTGGAACTCTGCAGTCTCAGCCACCGGTTCAACACAAAATGCCGAAAACAAAACATATAGTAAGCAGTCCTAATGTTTTGAATGTGGGGGAGCCCTCAAACCCCTCAAAGATTTATAGTGGTCAAGGCCAGCAAAAGTGGAGACCAAGATCTCAGAGACAGGTATTGTGA
- the LOC103500242 gene encoding protein HESO1 isoform X2 — protein sequence MNGLMLDRVTKDILRVVEPLQDDWTARFQVINELRNIVQSIESLRGATIEPFGSFVSNLFSRWGDLDLSVQLHNGSYISTAGKKRKQTLLRDIQKASRKKGGWCKLQLIPHARVPILKIEHIQHNISCDISIDNLVGQIKSKILLWLNEIDGRFHDMVLLVKEWAKAHDINNSKQGTFNSYSLSLLVIFHFQTCSPAIFPPLRDIYPGNVVDNLKGVRAEVENEIAVTCATNIARFKSRTANRSSLSELFVSFLAKFSDISSKASELGICPFTGQWLEIECNMRWLPKTYAIFVEDPFEQPENTARAINARQLTRISEAFRMTHLRLTSVYQNQSSILNDLARPQILQLIMNSSGSASAPAFNVGNYPPIRPQVHQARVMQPRPWIQHQFQNDIPRFNMGNFPPINSQAPHAGTLQSQPPVQHKMPKTKHIVSSPNVLNVGEPSNPSKIYSGQGQQKWRPRSQRQVL from the exons ATGAATGGTCTGATGCTGGACCGGGTCACAAAGGATATACTTCGTGTGGTTGAACCATTGCAAGATGATTGGACGGCACGGTTTCAAGTCATCAACGAGCTGCGCAATATTGTGCAATCTATTGAAAGTCTTCGAG GTGCAACAATTGAGCCATTTGGATCCTTTGTATCTAACCTGTTTTCACGATGGGGAGACTTGGATCTCTCTGTTCAATTGCACAATGGTTCTTATATTTCAACTGCTGGGAAGAAGCGTAAGCAGACTTTACTAAGAGATATTCAAAAGGCATCGAGGAAAAAAG GTGGGTGGTGCAAGCTACAACTAATCCCTCATGCTAGAGTACCTATTTTGAAGATCGAACATATTCAGCACAACATTTCCTGTGATATTTCCATTGATAATCTTGTGGGTCAAATCAAGTCCAAAATTTTGTTGTGGCTTAATGAAATAGATGGGCGCTTCCATGATATGGTTTTGCTT GTCAAAGAATGGGCAAAAGCACATGACATCAACAATTCAAAACAGGGAACTTTCAATTCATACTCTCTCAGTTTGCTTGTGATATTTCATTTTCAG ACATGCTCACCAGCCATCTTTCCTCCACTTAGAGACATATACCCGGGAAATGTTGTTGATAATCTCAAAG GTGTGAGGGCTGAGGTCGAGAACGAAATTGCGGTGACATGTGCTACCAACATAGCCAGGTTCAAGTCAAGAACAGCCAACAGAAGTTCTTTATCTGAACTTTTTGTTTCATTCCTTGCAAAG TTTTCAGATATAAGTTCAAAAGCATCAGAACTGGGAATTTGTCCATTCACAGGGCAATGGTTGGAAATCGAATGCAATATGAGATGGTTGCCAAAAACATATGCAATATTT GTTGAAGATCCATTTGAGCAACCAGAAAACACAGCCAGGGCTATCAACGCAAGGCAGTTGACGAGGATTTCTGAAGCATTTCGGATGACTCATTTACGGCTCACCTCAGTTTATCAGAATCAAAGTTCTATTCTAAATGATTTAGCCCGACCTCAGATATTGCAATTAATCATGAACTCATCTGGATCTGCTAGTGCTCCAGCATTCAATGTAGGAAACTACCCCCCAATTCGTCCACAGGTTCACCAAGCCAGAGTCATGCAACCCCGTCCATGGATTCAACATCAGTTCCAGAACGATATTCCCAGGTTCAATATGGGAAACTTCCCCCCTATCAATTCACAGGCCCCTCACGCTGGAACTCTGCAGTCTCAGCCACCGGTTCAACACAAAATGCCGAAAACAAAACATATAGTAAGCAGTCCTAATGTTTTGAATGTGGGGGAGCCCTCAAACCCCTCAAAGATTTATAGTGGTCAAGGCCAGCAAAAGTGGAGACCAAGATCTCAGAGACAGGTATTGTGA